One genomic region from Augochlora pura isolate Apur16 chromosome 7, APUR_v2.2.1, whole genome shotgun sequence encodes:
- the Rpl23a gene encoding ribosomal protein L23A, with the protein MAPKPKPTDKAAGKPAEKKTEKKAEKKPATAASTSKATKPAAKPAAKKPAAAKATNAAKPSGKPAAKPTPKVAAKPLISKPKKNVQAAKKTPKGGKAAGPVQKALKVQKKIRRCFHGSRVRKIRTSVHFHRPKTFRPARNPKYARKSVPNRNRMDAFNIIKFPLTTEAAMKKIEDNNTLVFIAHTRANKYHIKASIKKLYDVDVAKVNTLIRPDGKKKAYVRLTRDYDALDVANKIGII; encoded by the exons ATGGCTCCAAAACCCAAACCTACGGATAAAGCAG cCGGTAAACCGGCTGAGAAGAAAACGGAGAAGAAAGCTGAGAAGAAGCCAGCTACAGCTGCTTCCACATCAAAGGCGACAAAACCTGCAGCTAAGCCAGCAGCAAAGAAACCAGCAGCGGCTAAAGCCACGAATGCTGCTAAACCTTCAGGAAAACCAGCAGCAAAGCCTACTCCTAAGGTTGCTGCTAAGCCACTGATCAGTAAGCCCAAGAAGAATGTCCAGGCTGCAAAGAAAACACCTAAAGGTGGAAAAGCAGCTGGACCTGTTCAAAAGGCACTCAAAGTTCAGAAAAAG ATCCGGAGGTGTTTCCATGGTTCAAGAGTAAGGAAAATAAGGACATCTGTACATTTCCATCGGCCAAAAACATTTAGGCCGGCAAGGAATCCAAAATATGCTAGGAAATCAGTACCAAACAGGAATCG TATGGatgcatttaatattatcaaatttccATTGACCACCGAAGCAGCCATGAAAAAGATTGAAGACAACAACACATTAGTTTTTATTGCACACACACGTGCTAACAAATACCACATTAAAGCATCTATCAAAAAGTTGTATGATGTTGATGTGGCCAAAGTTAACACTTTAATCAGGCCTGATGGTAAAAAGAAAGCATATGTGCGATTAACACGTGATTATGACGCACTCGacgttgcaaataaaattggtataatataa